CAGCCACGTGCTGGGCGAGTTGGAGGAGATGGTCGACGGCGTCATCTTCATGTCCCGCGGACATGCGGTTGTGCCGCCTGGCGCCGGCACCGCCGACGCCGTCGCAGCGGCAGAACAGGCCGCAGAAGATTCTGAGGCGGGGTCCGGGACGGGGACTGCGGCGCCCACCGGGGGCGTGGTGCCGGTGCGCCCGACGCCGCTGCGCACCACCTGGCGGATGCGGGCCCTGAGCCCTGAACGGCTGGCCGCGTGGGCGCGCGCGGGAACGCCGCCGGGCGCCGTTGTCGATCCCGACGGCTCAGTGCATTTGGAAGTGCCCGACGACGCCGCCGCGGCACGCATTGTGCGGCAGGCCGTTGAAGACGGGGTCGAGGTGGTGTCCTTCGCTCCGGTGACCGGTGCACTGGAGACCGCGTATCTCGCAATGGAGGAGGAGCGAGCATGAGCCGACTGGGCGTACGCACCGTGATGGTGCTGGAGTTGCGGCAGCGAGTGCGGTCGACCCGCTGGTGGGTGATGCTGCTGGTGTGGGCGCTGGTGCTCGTGGTGCTGTTCGTGGGCATGACGGGGCTGGCCGTCTCCGCGGGCATGGAGCGCGAGGAGTTCGCACCGGTCCTGTATGACATGGTGCTGTGCTTCGTGCTTGGGATCGGCCTGATCGTGGCACCCACGCTGTCGGCCACCTCCATTAACGGGGACCGCGCCGACGCGACCCTGGCGCTGTTACAGGCGACGGCGCTGCGCAGCCGGGAGATCGCCGTCGGGAAGCTGCTGGCGGCGTGGCTGGCGGCCATGGCCTTTCTGGCGGTGGCGCTGCCGTTCCTGCTGATACTGGCGGCGGTGGGCGGGGCGAGTCTGCCGGCGCTGCTGGGGCATCTCCTGCTGCTGGTGGTCACGCTGGGGTCGGCTTGCGGCATCGGCCTGGGCTTCTCCGCGTTGACGGCGCGCACCTCGGCATCCGCTGTGCTGACTTACCTGGTGGTGGCGGCGCTGACGGTCGGCACACCCATGGCCACCGCAATCGCCACTCCCATGGTGCAGGAGCAGCGGGAGCAGATCACCTACCGCATCGACTACAACGCCTCCACCGATGACCAGCTGGTGTGCTACGAGGACCCCTATAGGTATCACAACACGGTCACTCACGCCGAGCGGATCTGGTGGATGCTCATTCCCAATCCCTTTGTAGCACTGGGAGATGTTTCGGCCCGCGCGCCTCTGGGACGCTACAACGCCGAGAGCTTCCTGGAGGGGCTCGGCCGAGCGATAGACACGATGCGCGACCCGCAGTCCTCAGAACCATCGGTCAGTAACCCCTGCGCCGAGCGGGCCGCTGACCGCGACGACGACTACGAGAGCTCGCACGACAAGTCCGCCAATGGTCATGTGCCGTTCTGGCCGGCCAGCGCGGCACTGCTGTTGCTGCTCGGCGCGGGCGGCGCCTGGGCCGCGGCCCGCCGCCTGCGGGTCCCGGCGGGCCCGCTTCCCCGCGGCATCCGCCTAGCGTGACGAGATCGGTCGAAATAACCATCGAGGTCGGTCGAAATAACCATCGACTTCGGTCGAAATAACCACCGAGGTCGGTCGAAATAACCACCGAGGTCGATGGCTCTTCGGGTTTGGGGGTGTGGTGGTTCGGGTGTGTGGGGTGGTTGTCGGTGTTGGGCGTTGTTATTTGCCCGGGTGGGCGCGGTGGTGGGGACGCGTCGAGGAGGTGAGGTTGGCCGGCGACGATGTGGCCCGGCCTTCCAGGATGCCGCCCGGGAGGGCGTTGTCGACGGCCGGCCGGCGTCCTGGAGGTCTAACCCATGTCCTCGAACGATCCTCGGCCCGGGAGCGACAACTACCTGGCCAGCCCGAAAACGACCCTCGCAGCCAAGCCCTGCGCCGAACCACCACGGGCTATCGACGCGAGCGCGGTGCCTCGGTCCGCCGTGTCGTGGGCAGGCCCGCCGTCAACCCCTCGGTGTTCGCACCGGGACCCCCGCACTCGCACCGGAACCCCCGCACTTGGAGCAGGCTTCTTCTGTTAGGCCGTCTGAAAGCGCGTCCGAGACATAACAGCGCGTCTGAGACCGTCCAACCGCAGACAGGCGATCCAACCGCAGGAGCCCGGTCCAACCGCAGGCAGGCGATCCAACTGGGAGCGGGCGGTCCAAATCCCTGGACGAAAGGGCGCCCAGCCCTCGTGCGCGTTCCACGACCGCGGACGTGCTGGGGCGGGCGATCGCCGGCGACGCTACACAGCCCTCGTGCCCGTTCCACGACCCCGCGGTGGTCGTGCAACACACCAGGGTCGTGCAGCACATGGAGGCAGGGCGAACGCCACCACCACACCCTCAAACCCGAAGAACCGCATTGACACCACGGAGGACCGCAGTGCCACCGCATGGTCTCGGATCATCCCCGTCACCACGCAGACCCTGGTCGCTTCGGGGCTCCTGGAGAGAAAGGCTCATTGCGGAACAGCTCCATCTGACGCGGCATGCGCCGCGCGAGGGCAAGGATGCCCTTGCGCGGCGTCGGACAGGACGCCGGGGAACTGGGACAGATAGGGCTGGTCGGTTGCGTCCTTGACCAAAGTTGTGAGCGCGTCCTGAGTACGCCGATGCGGCAGGTGATGGCGGCAGGGCCCAGGGGGTTACGGTAGGCGATCAGTTCCTGCTTCTGCCCGTAGGTCAACACGTCGGCGCCGGGCAGCCGGCCCAGAGAGGGGACACGAACAAGGAGACGCAGAAGCTGGAGCTGGACATGCAGGGGCAGGCGCCCGTGAGTGCCCCAGGGTCTGGACCGGCATCGACATTGACACGATCGCAGGCGTGACGTACATCACACACTTTTTCGTAGTTTCTGGCGATATCCTTGCCTTGTCGGAGAGCCTAGGAATAGATTTCCAATTGGAGAGGAGACGAGCAGGTAAGAGCCTTGAGCTGGGCATGCCGGAGCTGAACGCCATGAAGGCGCCTGGTTTCTGGATGGGATTCAGCATTGGTGGCTCATTCTCGATCGGTGTCACCGCGATTGACGTCGCGGCCACGTAATTGCCGCGCGGGCAACCACCCTCTGTGCGGCCCTCCAGATCCCCACTTCTCGGGGTGGGTCTCACAAGGCGGTGACAACTCCAGCGCGCCCCCCACCGACGCCGAAGCTCTCCGATGGAGAACCACTCCCGACCCCCTGTCCTATTTATTCGACTATCTTCGGCCACCTAGGAAGGATGTTGTCATCATGTCTCAGTCTGCAGCTAAATATCTCACGGGAGTCGTCTTGCTGGTGGTTTTGTCTACTATTTCCGGACTGTACCTCCAGGGCGCTGTGCGCATCTTTATCTGCGCAGCCGCAATGGTGGGAATGCTCTACCTGGTCGCCAAGATTGCGCGTGAGGAGCGATCGCAGTGAGTGGCAGTCATAATTAGCGTGCGGGGACTTTGCAAGAGTTTCGGGGGAAAACGAGTCTTCGAGGATGTCACGTTCGACGTGGCCGAAGGCCGAGTGGTGGGACTGCTGGGCCGCAACGGTGCCGGCAAGACGACCACCCCCCGCACGACGCTCGGCCTCTATCGCGCGGATGCCGGGGAGGCTCGGGGGATCGGCAGCTGGACTGCCTGGCTGCGGTTGGACTGCTTGAAACGCGCCCTCAGGCGGTCCGAGCATAGAGACCCGGTCCCAGTACGAGGCCGGCACCCGGCGGGTCCACACCCACCCATCACCCCCTTAGCCCGGAAGAGCCCGTAGTAGACGACAGACCGGCTCAGACAGGCATGATGGGTGGGTGAAGCAGACCGCGGACCCCGTCGCCCGACTCCTGGCCGACCCGCCAGATCTGCCCGTCGTGGCCGCCCTGCCCCGCCTGCGCGCACTGCTGGAGGACCCGTCCAAATGTGGCGTCGCCATGCCGGGCGCCGCCATCGTGGTCACTGCCCCGCCCGGCACCGGCAAGACCACGCTCGTGCCTCCGGTAGTCGCCGACGTTCTGACCCGCCAGACCGCAGGCGCCGGCCCGCAGGTCGACGCAACCCGCCCCGACCGCGTCATCGTCACTCAGCCGCGGCGCATGGCCGCACGTGCCGCCGCCCGGCGCCTGGCGTCGCTAATGGGCGAGGCCGTAGGCGAAACGGTCGGCTACGCGGTCCGCGGGGAGCGCCGCACCTCAGCGCGCACCCGCATTGAAGTGGTCACCGCCGGACTTGCCCTGCGTCGCCTCCAAGCCGACCCCGAGCTGCCCGGGGTGGCCGCCGTGGTGCTGGACGAGGTGCACGAGCGCTCCCTGGAATCCGATCTGCTGCTGGCCCTGCTGCTGGAGGCGCGCGCCGCCCTGCGCGAGGACTTAGCCGTACTGGCGATGTCCGCAACCCTGGATCTGAAACACCTGCCGGTGCTGCTGGGCGAGGCCGCCGCGCCCGCGCCGGTTGTGGAGGTGCCGGGGGTGCTGTACCCGCTGGAGGAGATCTGGGCGCCGCCGCCCTCCGGCGTGACCCGGCTCGGACCGCGCGGGGTCCCACGGGAGTTTTTGGCGCATGTAGCCGCCACGGTGCGGCGGGCGCTTACCGAACGTGAAGGGGATGCACTCGTCTTTCTGCCCGGCACCCGCGAGGTTGACGACGTCGTCGCCCGGCTACGTGAAGGCCTCCGGTACGGCGGGGCGCGGCCCGCCGTCGAGGTGCTGCCGCTGCACGGGCGCCTTCCCGCATCCGTCCAGGACGCCGCGCTCACGCCGACGCGCGGAGTGCGGCGGGTGATCGTATCCACCGCTGTGGCCGAGTCCTCCCTGACGGTGCCAGGGGTGCGGATCGTCGTGGATGCCACCTTGGCGCGAGAACCGCGCCTGGATGTGGCCCGCGGCATGTCTGGCCTGGTGACGGTCGGCGAGTCCCGGGCGGCCGGTATTCAACGCGCCGGACGTGCGGCGCGAAGCGGCCCGGGAGTGGTCTACCGCTGTTGCACCCCGGTGGATTGGGCGCGGGCCGCTGCCGCGCCAGCACCCGAGATCCTCACCGCGGATCTGACCCGCACCGCCCTGGAGCTGGCCGTCTGGGGCGCCTCCGGGGGCGAGGGACTGGCCTGGCTCGACGCGCCGCCGGCCCCCGCTATGGAAGTCGCCACCGCGACACTGGCGCGGCTGGGACTGGTCGACGCCGGAGCCGTAACCGAACTGGGCCGTGCTGTGGCCGCCATTCCGGCGCAGGTGCGCCCCGCGCGCGCCCTGCTGGCGGCCGCCGAAATGATCGGCCTGCGGCGGGCGGCCGAGGCGACCGCACTGCTGACCGGTGACCTGCGCGCGCCGCGCGCCGACCTGGGCGCCCTGGCGCGGAATGTGCGCCGCGGCGCCGAGCAAGCAGCCTGGCGCGCCGAGGCCCGTCGTCTGGAAGCCGCCGCTGGGCGGCATCCCGGCGGACGGCGCTCCATCTCAGGCACCACCACGCACGCCGCCGAATTGGACGACCTGGTTGGCCCGGGGGCGGCCGATGCCGCCGGGCTCGTCGCCGCCCTGGCGCACCCGGAGTGGCTCGCACGACGCCGCGGACCCGTGCCCGGTGCGGGCCATCCCACTATCTATGCCGGCGTCGGTGGAACCGGACTGCGTCTACCCGCCGACTCACCCCTGGCCGCGTCGCAGTGGCTGGCGGTTGCCGACGTCGAACGCGCCCCGGGCATGAGTGAGGCAACCATCCGCGCCGCCGCACCGATAGATGAGGCACTCGCATGCAAGGTGGCCGCCGACTGGCTGTCCGAGCACACGCGCTCCGTGTGGGACGGAGACCGGCTGCGGGTTGAGACACTGCGCCGTCTGGGCGCTATCGAAATGGCCCGCACCGGCCAAGCGCCCGGGCCGAAACAGGCCGCAGCCGCCGTCGTCCAGCGATGCCGGGCCGAGGGACTCGGGGCGCTGCCGTGGCGGGGCGCCGCCGCCCTGCGGGCGCGACTGGCGCTGCTGCACCGGACACTGGGGCCGCCCTGGCCGGATGTCGGGGATGCGGCGCTGATGGAACGCGTGCACGAGTGGTTAGTGCCGGGGGTGGAGGCGCTGGCGACGGCGTCGGGCGGACGCTTCGACCTGGGCGTGCTGGATGTGGATAACTGCCTGCGCACCCTCCTGCCCTGGCCCGCGGCCTCGCGTCTGGAAGAGCTGGTGCCGCAGCGTTTGCAAGTACCCTCGGGATCACAGGTGCGCGTGGACTACCTGGATGAGCGCGGCGAGCCGCTGGAGCGGCCGGTGCTGGCGGTAAGAGTGCAGGAGTGCTTCGGCTGGTCGGACACGCCCCGAATCGTGGACGGGCGCGTGGGCGTGGTCATCCACCTGTTGTCGCCCGCGCGGCGGCCGGTGGCGATCACCGACGATTTGCGCTCCTTCTGGCGCCAGGGCTACCCGCAGGTGCGCGCCGAGATGCGCGGGCGCTACCCCAAGCACGCCTGGCCGGAGGATCCGTGGACGGCGCCCGCCACCCGCTCCGCCGGACGACGACGATGATCGGCCGAACTCGTTGCACTCCGGAGATGAATATGAACAACAGAATCATTACCATTCCCCTTACCAGGGCCGCATGGACTCCGTACAACGGCGACGCTCCGCCTCGCGTCGTGTCGCCGAGCCGACGTCGGCCCCCACGCCAACACGATCGGTAGCCACATGCCCCCCACATTCAGATCCGACCGGCACGGACAATCCGCCGGACCGTCCCACGAGGACCGACGCCACCTGTGGATCTCCGCGGAAGCGGCCAAGAACCGCATAGTGCTGCGCACGGTCGCCGGCGGTGCGAAGTACGCCGCCGCCCTGATCGACCACATGGAGCTGCCCGATGTACTGGGAACCATCGCCGGCAACGACTCGGTCGCCATAGTCTGCGCGAGCAAACAGATCGTGCCCAAGGTGCTCATCCAGATCAAGGAGGGCTACCCACAGGCGGAGCGGGCGCTGCGCGAACGCGCGGCCACCGACAGCCCGGACTGAGCTCCGGCAGCGCCCCCGCAGCGGCCGCCAGCAGACCAAACTCAACCAGCTTCCAGGACTTTAGTCCCACCCGACTCGGGTGACTTTCATCGGGCGTCGCGAATATAATACGAAACCTTTACCGAAGAACGCTGAGATCTGGCCGATCCACACTAATACATCTTCAAATCATTCACGCCAACTAATATCATCAGACGTCATTCCTCGTATTGAAGAGGGCTTCCCTCCCCGGCTAACCTGTCTTCAGGAGATCCGCTCACGACGCCGGACGCATGGAAACACTCTAAATCCCTCCCGCGGGAACACGGAGGGCACCGGAGTTATCCATCCGGCGGCGGAACGCCTCGTGAACGAATCTCCAGTCGTCCAGTTACGCATCCTCCAGAGAGGCAGGAGATGTCAACAAGCACGGCTCACAAGACGTCGGAGAGTGAAAGCGGTTCCAAGAAGAGACCGGTGAAGATCTCTCTGCCCGCACTCATCGCGCTCGTGATCGGCTCGATGATCGGCGGAGGCATATTCGGACTGCCGTCCCAGATGGCGGCCGTGGCGGCACCGGGGCCGCTCATCATAGGCTGGCTCATAACCGGCATCGGCATGCTCATGCTGGCGAAGGTCTACCAGTCCCTCGCCGTGAAGCGGCCGGAGATCGAGGCGGGCGTATACGGATACGCCAAGGAGGGATTCGGCACCTATATCGGATTCACATCCGCCTGGGGATACTGGGTCAGCGGCTGGATGGGGAACGTCAGCTACCTAGTACTGCTCATGAGTGCGGTAGGGGTCTTCCTTCCGGGATTCGGAGAGGGCAATACACCTCTGGCCATTGCCGTGGCATCGGTCATCCTGTGGGGCTACCACATTCTCATTCTCAGAGGCATCCATGAGGCCTCCGTCATCAATACCATCGTTACGGTGGCGAAGATCATGCCCCTGGTGGTGTTCGGAGTCATGGCCGCCATCGCC
This genomic stretch from Actinomyces qiguomingii harbors:
- a CDS encoding arginine repressor; translated protein: MPPTFRSDRHGQSAGPSHEDRRHLWISAEAAKNRIVLRTVAGGAKYAAALIDHMELPDVLGTIAGNDSVAIVCASKQIVPKVLIQIKEGYPQAERALRERAATDSPD
- a CDS encoding ABC transporter permease translates to MSRLGVRTVMVLELRQRVRSTRWWVMLLVWALVLVVLFVGMTGLAVSAGMEREEFAPVLYDMVLCFVLGIGLIVAPTLSATSINGDRADATLALLQATALRSREIAVGKLLAAWLAAMAFLAVALPFLLILAAVGGASLPALLGHLLLLVVTLGSACGIGLGFSALTARTSASAVLTYLVVAALTVGTPMATAIATPMVQEQREQITYRIDYNASTDDQLVCYEDPYRYHNTVTHAERIWWMLIPNPFVALGDVSARAPLGRYNAESFLEGLGRAIDTMRDPQSSEPSVSNPCAERAADRDDDYESSHDKSANGHVPFWPASAALLLLLGAGGAWAAARRLRVPAGPLPRGIRLA
- the hrpB gene encoding ATP-dependent helicase HrpB; amino-acid sequence: MKQTADPVARLLADPPDLPVVAALPRLRALLEDPSKCGVAMPGAAIVVTAPPGTGKTTLVPPVVADVLTRQTAGAGPQVDATRPDRVIVTQPRRMAARAAARRLASLMGEAVGETVGYAVRGERRTSARTRIEVVTAGLALRRLQADPELPGVAAVVLDEVHERSLESDLLLALLLEARAALREDLAVLAMSATLDLKHLPVLLGEAAAPAPVVEVPGVLYPLEEIWAPPPSGVTRLGPRGVPREFLAHVAATVRRALTEREGDALVFLPGTREVDDVVARLREGLRYGGARPAVEVLPLHGRLPASVQDAALTPTRGVRRVIVSTAVAESSLTVPGVRIVVDATLAREPRLDVARGMSGLVTVGESRAAGIQRAGRAARSGPGVVYRCCTPVDWARAAAAPAPEILTADLTRTALELAVWGASGGEGLAWLDAPPAPAMEVATATLARLGLVDAGAVTELGRAVAAIPAQVRPARALLAAAEMIGLRRAAEATALLTGDLRAPRADLGALARNVRRGAEQAAWRAEARRLEAAAGRHPGGRRSISGTTTHAAELDDLVGPGAADAAGLVAALAHPEWLARRRGPVPGAGHPTIYAGVGGTGLRLPADSPLAASQWLAVADVERAPGMSEATIRAAAPIDEALACKVAADWLSEHTRSVWDGDRLRVETLRRLGAIEMARTGQAPGPKQAAAAVVQRCRAEGLGALPWRGAAALRARLALLHRTLGPPWPDVGDAALMERVHEWLVPGVEALATASGGRFDLGVLDVDNCLRTLLPWPAASRLEELVPQRLQVPSGSQVRVDYLDERGEPLERPVLAVRVQECFGWSDTPRIVDGRVGVVIHLLSPARRPVAITDDLRSFWRQGYPQVRAEMRGRYPKHAWPEDPWTAPATRSAGRRR
- a CDS encoding ATP-binding cassette domain-containing protein — its product is MRGLCKSFGGKRVFEDVTFDVAEGRVVGLLGRNGAGKTTTPRTTLGLYRADAGEARGIGSWTAWLRLDCLKRALRRSEHRDPVPVRGRHPAGPHPPITPLARKSP